From Bacillota bacterium:
CTCGCTACCAGCTTCAGGCTCTCCAGCCGGGCCCGACCGCCCGGGCCACCCGCCGGCCCCGCGGCCGGTCGAGCGTCAGCAAGCGACACTCTAGCACCGAAGGCAGGCCGGATCAACCACTCCTTCTGCCTGATCGCGTACGGCGCGCAGGTCGTGCGCATCCTGCACGGCTTCGAGGCCGGGCGGGAATGGTCGCAACGGGTTCCTCGCGCGGAGATGAATTGGCGGTGGCGACGGGACTTGAACCCGCGATCTCCGGTGTGACAGACCGGTATGTTAACCAGCTACACCACGCCACCGGGAAAGATAGGCAGAAGGCCTAGCTGTGTGGCCGGCGCTCCGCCAGCGCATGCTGTACCGAGCGCACGCCCCATGATACACGAGCGGCGCAGCCGGTGCAATTTGTCCTTCAGCCGGCCGAATGCGGTGAGGACGGCCTCCCGCCCACCTCCGCCCGCTCGTCGCCTCGTAGCGCCGGCGACCTTCCGGGGCCGGCGGGCTCCACCGGCGGGAAGGCGCGGGCGGGGAGGAGCAGGTGGTCCAGGAGAAGGGCCACGGCCACGCCGACCACGGTGCCGTTGCCGACCAGGTAGCGCAGCGTGGGAGGGAGCGGTGCCCAGAAGCCTGCCGGGATCTGGGTGGCTCCGACACCCAGGAGCAGCGTGATGCCGATGACGAAGCCGTCGCGGGTGGAGAGCGCCAGGCGGGCGTAGTCGCGACTTCCGGCGGCGATCATCTGGGCGTTGGCGGCGAGCAGGGCACCGTAGGCGACAGGAGGCGGCAGTGCCGAGATCGCCGCGCCGAACCAGGGCAGGAGCGCCAGGATCGCCAGAAGCGCGGCGTGCAGGGCGAAGGGCAGCAGGTCCGCCACCCCGCTGACGGCGACGAAGCCGACCGAGGTTGTGAAAGGGACCGTCCCCATGGTGCCTCCCAGGCCGGCCAAGGCGGTGCCGACGCCGGTCCAGAGGAGCGCGCGGTCGGTCTGCCGGCGGGTCGGGCCGCGCCCGGTGAGAAGGCCGATGCCCGCCAGGCTGGCGACCAGGTTGGTGATGACGAAGAGGCCCACCAGAAGCGAGGTGAGGGTGACGCCGGCGTCGAAGGTGGGGCGTCCCCAGGGGAAGAGAAGCGGTCCGGGTGCGCCGCTTCCTGGGGCGGGCGTCGGCGGGGCGGCAGGCAGCCAGCCCGCGCGCGTGGCCGCCAACCAGAAGAGCCATCCGCCCGCGGTTCCGATCAGGACGCCGAGGCTGCGCAGGCTTCCTCGCGCACGCAGCGAGACCAGGACGGTGAGGCCGACGGTGAGGAGGCCGGCGGCGGCTGCGGCGGGGTGGAAGAGGGCGGGCGCGGCGGCGCCGGCGCCCGGGAGGCCCAGGAGGCCACGCAGGAAGGGGCCGGCCAGCTGGAGGCTGACCAGGATGAGGAAGCTACCCGTGACCGCGGGCGTGAAGAGCCCGAGAAGCCGCGAGAGAAGACCGCTCGCGCCGAGGACGGCGAGGAGGAGGCCCGCCGCCAGCAGGCCTCCCTCGA
This genomic window contains:
- a CDS encoding purine/pyrimidine permease, encoding MREISPRAGIARRLAAGRLSRAVWTGLYTGQWLAFTLASLLAVPVVVGQAIGLDAAGVAQLARRTFLLAGLASLLQALWGHRYPLLEGPAGIWWATMISLGQIFPALGHPLAQLRADLEGGLLAAGLLLAVLGASGLLSRLLGLFTPAVTGSFLILVSLQLAGPFLRGLLGLPGAGAAAPALFHPAAAAAGLLTVGLTVLVSLRARGSLRSLGVLIGTAGGWLFWLAATRAGWLPAAPPTPAPGSGAPGPLLFPWGRPTFDAGVTLTSLLVGLFVITNLVASLAGIGLLTGRGPTRRQTDRALLWTGVGTALAGLGGTMGTVPFTTSVGFVAVSGVADLLPFALHAALLAILALLPWFGAAISALPPPVAYGALLAANAQMIAAGSRDYARLALSTRDGFVIGITLLLGVGATQIPAGFWAPLPPTLRYLVGNGTVVGVAVALLLDHLLLPARAFPPVEPAGPGRSPALRGDERAEVGGRPSSPHSAG